CACGGATATGTATGACAGGGAGACAGCATCTTTGAAGAGAAGGGTGTCAAAAGTACCAGCTGTCTGTTTAACCACAGACTGTTGGACTTCAAGAACGACAGCATCATATATGTCTGTAACCTGCCATTTTATCGAGAATTTCCGTGTGGCCTCCTGTCTCCTGGACTGTTTTGAATTCAGTGAGCGGCACACAGCAGACAACATTGCACAACAGCTGCTTAGTGTTGCAGCAGAGTGGGGGGTGGACAAGAAAGTAGTGTGCTGCCTAACCAATAATGCGGCAAATGTTACTAAGGCTATACAAACCATGCCTGGCCCATACTATTAACCTGGTGGTAAGAGATGCCCTGCAAGCTTCAAAGCCCATCATTGATAAGGTGAAAGAGGCAGTGGAATACTTTCACAGAAGCACCGTGGGAGCACAAAAACTGAAGGAGACTCAACTACAAATGAAGATGGAGGAGCTCCGACCAAAACAGGATTGTCCTACAAGGTGGAATTCCACCTACTACATGTTGAAAAGCTTTATTGCCAGTAAAAATGCTATAATCTCTACCCTGGCCGTCACCAATGCACCTGTCCGCCACCTGTCCCAGGAGGAATGGACCACAGTGCAAGAAATGTGCACAATCTTGCAACCATTTGAGGAAGTCACTGTGGAACTCAGTGCAGAAAGGTATGTTGCTCAGTTGCACAGCAGTATATTTCTTTAGCATGCATGCATAGTACATAATAGTaaattatgaatattttatacCATATTAGAAATCTGTGTAATACACTGGAGTATATATCATTGTCAGTAGATTTCTGTATCCTGCATGCCAATTTCCTGATAAAAAATTATGAATATTTGATACCACAATAGATATCTGTTTAATACATTGTAATATTTatcattgtttcagctttaaaattgtaacattaaagttttttttctttttttcaccagCTACTTGACAGCCTCGAAGGTCATAGTGCTGGCCAGGGGACTTCAAAGAGCCACAGCTGATTTCCGGCGAAAAACTACAACAGCGGTAGCGCAAGGTGTGATGGACAGTCTGTGTGCGAGAACCTCATCGTGATTCCACAGGATTCATGCCAACCACATACTAGCAGAGGCTGCTGCACTTGACCCGCGTTTTAAGAGGATGGCCTTCCCTGATGGCAGAACAGCAGATGAGACGTTTCAAAGGCTGTCAACTGCAGCAGCAAGAATTAGCAGTGGCAAACCCATCCAACAGCAACCAGCTGTGGAAGGACTGGAAGGAGCAGGCAGTGGTGCTGGATCAATAGTTTGGAGCTATTTCCATGAGGAAGTAAGGGTGGCAACAATAAGTCacatttttttagatatttgatATCTCAATCTAAAACTTCCAATAGCTGTAAATCACTGCATTTAATCTGTAcatactgcacatactgtacatatgcaaaTCTACTATTGTCACTTCTAAGTTCTCTTACACTGTGTAATGACAAAAGTTGAATATAATTTAATCTACTCTAATCACATAAAAATGGTATCTCCCATTGTTATATCTCCCACCCCTATGAGCAGGTAGCTGGAACAGTGGAAGCCAGGAATCCAACCGCTGATGCTGTCATGGAGGTGCGAGCCTACCTGGAGGAGCCTCTTCTTCCAACACATGAGGATCCCCTCAAGTGGTGGGAGAGTCGAGCCCCTGTTTACCCCAGGCTTAGCAAGCTGATGGCCAAGAAGCTTTGTGTTGTGGCGACATCAGTTCCCTCTGAGAGAATATTCTCGAAAACTGGACAGATAATCTCAGAGAGGAGAAGTCGCCTTAAGCCCAAAAAGGTCAGAGCTCTTGTCTTCCTTAATGCAAATTTGCCCAAGGacaaaagagagaggcagaaaaagcCATAAAGTAAGGAActgctttgtatttatttacattgcattttgtgttcatttaaaacttgttcttttaaaaagtttacaaaacaaagtttacagtagtaatagtatgtagtatgtagacatttccattttatttattctaattttatccactttaaatattttttgttttctatcaaAATGTTCTTGTGTGATAACAATGTTCTTGTGTGGAAGTGTTTGTAGTAAAAGCTGTTTTGCACAGAAATTCATTGCAGCCGGCTTTGTTTTTGACGTTTATTTGTGAGTAGGTATTGTATGAATAACATAAGTCAACGtagctttacacacacacacacacacacactttgtactAAAGGTAAATCCAAAATAGTGATGTCACTGTCTAAGCAGAGGGATTTGTGCAACCCTATGGAATATAGTCCACACATGACAAATGAGgtaataatcaatatttcagaATAATTCAAACTCAGATATTGGTGTGTGATATCc
This sequence is a window from Siniperca chuatsi isolate FFG_IHB_CAS linkage group LG10, ASM2008510v1, whole genome shotgun sequence. Protein-coding genes within it:
- the LOC122883151 gene encoding E3 SUMO-protein ligase ZBED1-like; translation: MAFPDGRTADETFQRLSTAAARISSGKPIQQQPAVEGLEGAGSGAGSIVWSYFHEEVAGTVEARNPTADAVMEVRAYLEEPLLPTHEDPLKWWESRAPVYPRLSKLMAKKLCVVATSVPSERIFSKTGQIISERRSRLKPKKVRALVFLNANLPKDKRERQKKP